Proteins encoded by one window of Lathyrus oleraceus cultivar Zhongwan6 chromosome 1, CAAS_Psat_ZW6_1.0, whole genome shotgun sequence:
- the LOC127078081 gene encoding pentatricopeptide repeat-containing protein At1g11290, chloroplastic — MFYFNITKIPHIKLFQTRFFTTTSSILNLCTKPQHLQQIHARFFLHGLHQNSSLSSKLIDSYSNFGLFHFSHKLFHFTENPDSLLCNAYLRSLFKFAEYERTLFLYKEMVGKSMCPDEDSCVSVLKSLFYVCREQWVLAMVHGHVVKLGVDEFDLVGNCLIELYGFLNCWNSLIYEAYESGKFVESFRIFCRMRKENIQQPDSVTVINLLRVSVELNSLKIGKVLHSLVVVSNLCKELTVNTALLSMYAKLGDLEYARMMFEKMPEKDVVVWNIMISAYSGKGYPKESLELVYCMVRSGIRPDLFTAIPTISSITKLKFNEWGKQMHAQVMRNGSDYQVSVYNSLIDMYSTCDDINSAQKVFGLIMDKTVVSWSAMIKGYAMHGQCFEALSLFVEMKLCGTKVDFVIVINILPAFAKIGALHYVRYLHGYSLKTNLDSLKSLKTSLLSSYAKCGCIEMARKLFDEEKNSHKDIIAWNSMITAYSNHGEWFQCFQLYDQMKLSNVKPDQVSFLGILTACVNSGLVEKGKEIFKEMVEIYGYQPSKEHNACLVDLLGRAGKVDEASEIIENSRLNSDARVYGPLLSACKMHDSETDFAELAAEKLINMEPKNAGNYVLLSNIYAAAGKWDKVAKMRSFLRDRGLKKIPGCSWVELNGQVHEFRVADQSHPRADDIYSVLKVLEFEAGMEDDDDLELSFGV; from the coding sequence ATGTTCTACTTTAACATTACCAAAATCCCCCACATTAAACTTTTTCAAACAAGGTTTTTCACCACAACCTCTTCTATATTAAATCTATGCACCAAACCACAACACCTTCAACAAATCCATGCCAGATTCTTCCTCCACGGTCTCCACCAAAACTCTTCTCTTTCTTCCAAACTCATTGATTCTTATTCCAACTTTGGACTCTTTCATTTCTCCCACAAACTCTTCCACTTCACCGAAAACCCAGATTCACTTCTCTGCAATGCTTACCTTAGAAGCTTGTTTAAGTTTGCTGAATACGAAAGGACTCTTTTTTTGTACAAAGAAATGGTTGGGAAATCCATGTGCCCAGATGAAGATTCTTGTGTTTCTGTTTTGAAGTCTTTGTTTTATGTGTGTCGTGAACAATGGGTGTTGGCGATGGTTCATGGGCATGTAGTGAAATTGGGTGTGGATGAATTTGATTTGGTGGGAAATTGTTTGATAGAGTTGTATGGTTTCTTGAATTGTTGGAATAGTTTGATTTATGAGGCTTATGAAAGTGGGAAATTTGTGGAAAGTTTTCGAATTTTCTGTAGGATGAGAAAAGAGAATATACAACAACCCGATTCAGTTACTGTTATTAACTTGTTAAGGGTTAGTGTTGAATTGAACTCATTGAAGATTGGGAAAGTTCTTCATTCTTTGGTTGTTGTGAGTAATTTGTGTAAGGAACTAACGGTAAATACTGCGCTGTTGTCTATGTATGCTAAGTTGGGTGATCTAGAATATGCAAGAATGATGTTCGAGAAAATGCCTGAGAAGGATGTTGTAGTTTGGAACATAATGATTTCGGCGTATTCTGGGAAAGGTTACCCTAAGGAATCCTTAGAACTTGTGTATTGTATGGTTAGATCGGGGATTAGACCCGACTTGTTCACAGCAATCCCCACAATTTCTTCGATCACAAAGTTAAAGTTCAACGAGTGGGGGAAGCAGATGCATGCTCAAGTGATGAGAAATGGTTCAGATTATCAGGTTTCTGTTTATAATTCTCTTATTGACATGTATTCAACGTGTGACGACATAAATTCGGCGCAGAAGGTTTTCGGTTTGATAATGGACAAGACTGTGGTTTCTTGGAGTGCAATGATCAAAGGGTATGCAATGCATGGTCAGTGTTTTGAGGCCCTTTCTCTGTTCGTAGAAATGAAGTTGTGTGGTACTAAAGTTGATTTTGTAATAGTCATCAACATTTTGCCTGCTTTTGCAAAGATAGGGGCATTGCATTATGTAAGATACTTACATGGTTACTCGCTGAAAACCAATCTGGATTCGCTTAAATCGCTGAAGACGTCGCTTCTTAGTAGCTATGCCAAATGTGGTTGCATAGAGATGGCTAGAAAGCTTTTTGATGAAGAGAAAAACAGCCATAAAGATATAATTGCATGGAACTCTATGATCACTGCATATTCTAACCATGGAGAGTGGTTTCAATGTTTTCAATTATACGACCAAATGAAACTATCAAATGTTAAACCAGATCAAGTATCATTTCTCGGGATTCTCACGGCTTGTGTTAATTCGGGCCTTGTGGAAAAGGGCAAGGAGATTTTCAAGGAGATGGTGGAAATTTACGGTTACCAGCCTAGTAAGGAACACAATGCTTGTTTGGTTGATCTATTAGGGCGCGCTGGAAAAGTCGATGAAGCAAGCGAAATAATAGAAAATAGTCGATTAAATTCAGATGCGAGGGTTTATGGACCCTTGTTGAGTGCATGTAAGATGCACGATTCAGAAACCGATTTCGCAGAACTTGCTGCTGAGAAACTCATAAATATGGAACCGAAGAATGCTGGAAACTATGTATTGCTATCGAATATATATGCTGCAGCAGGAAAATGGGACAAAGTTGCTAAAATGAGGAGTTTTCTTAGAGATAGAGGACTAAAGAAAATACCAGGGTGTAGCTGGGTAGAGTTGAATGGACAAGTGCACGAGTTTCGCGTCGCAGATCAATCTCATCCAAGAGCAGATGATATATATTCAGTATTGAAAGTTTTGGAGTTTGAAGCAGGCATGGAGGATGATGATGATCTTGAACTCAGTTTTGGAGTTTGA